Genomic window (Thermostichus vulcanus str. 'Rupite'):
GCTAAGGCTGGATACTGGGGGAGTCAGGGTTTTCCTAAAGTCTTCATCCCGGAACCGAGACGGACAAACAGAAAAGGATTCCATTGCCGCAACGAATGGGATGCAAATTTGGTAGGCTGCAAATGACACAGCCTGACTTTGCCCAACCTAGCATAGGGATCCGCCCAAGGGTGCTTTCCGGATCACATTCAAGACAACTCTTTCACCGTTACCCTTTCCTGCCCCATCCCAATGACCCTTGCCACCGATCGCCCCAACCCCTCGGCAACCGCCTCTACACCTCCCCTTGCCCAACAGGCTCGTTTGGCCCGCGCTGCTGCCCAACGGACGGCTACTCTATCGACCGCCAGCAAAAATGCGGCGTTAGAGGCGATCGCCACTGCCCTGCTGCAGGATAAGGACGCCATTCTGGCAGCCAATCAAGCGGATCTGGCCCGAGCCGAGGAGATGGTGAAGACGGGGAGTTTGTCGCCAGCGGCCTATGCTCGCCTGAAGTTGGATGCCGATAAGCTGACCGGGATGGTAGCTGGTGTTCGAGAGGTGATTCGCCTGGGGGATCCGGTAGGGCGGCCGCTGCTGATCCGCCAGTTGGATGAGGGCCTGATCCTGGAGCGGCGCACCTATCCACTGGGAGTTTTGGGGGTGATCTTCGAGTCGCGGCCCGATGCGTTGGTGCAAATTGCGGCTTTGGCGGTGAAAACGGGCAACAGCGTTTTGCTCAAGGGGGGATCCGAGGCGCTGCTCTCCTGTCAAGCATTGATGGCGGCGATCCAGCAAGGGTTGAGGAGGATCCCGGAGTTTCCAGAGGGATCCCTGCAACTGCTCACCAGCCGCGAAGAGATTAAAGCCCTGCTGCAACTGGAGGGGCTGGTGGATCTGATTATTCCCCGCGGATCCAATGCCTTTGTGCGCTACGTCATGGACAACACCCGCATTCCGGTCCTGGGTCATGCGGATGGAATTTGTCATCTGTACGTGGATCGGGCAGCCAATTTAGACATGGCGCTGGATTTGGCCGTGGATAGCAAAACCCAGTATCCTGCCGCCTGTAATGCGATTGAAACCCTGTTGATTCACCAGGAGGTGGCGCCCCAGTTCCTGCCAGCGGTGGCTGTTGCCCTGCGCCAGAAGGGGGTGGAGTTGCGGGGGGATCCCCTTTGTCGGGAGTGGGTGCCGGATTTGATCCCGACTACCGAAGAGGACTGGAGCACCGAGTACGCGGATTTGATCCTCTCGATGAAGGTGGTGGACTCTCTCGATGGGGCCATTGCTCATATTCAGCAGTACGGATCCCGGCACACCGAGGCGATTGTAACGGAGGATACTGAAGCAGCCCAGCGTTTTTTGGATGAAGTGGATGCAGCTGGGGTGTTTCACAATGCCTCCACTCGTTTTGCCGATGGGTTCCGCTATGGACTAGGAGCAGAGGTGGGTATTAGCACCCAAAAAATGCCACCGCGAGGGCCGGTTGGATTGGAAGGGTTGGTGACCTATCGCTACCAGTTGCGGGGGAAGGGGCAACGGGTTGCAGACTACACAGGCCCTCAGGCCCGTCCCTTTCAGCATCGGGATCAACTGAACAGCACCGGCTTAGCCTAAACAGCTCCAAAACGGGATCCCGATTCATCCGGCTTGAATCCACCCACGGCTGAGATTGGGATAAAATACAAGGGCTGTAAACTTGGGTGCCGCAGTGGAGTGAAAGTCTGTCAGGAGCACCCTACCGGTGAAGGAATGGGATAAAGAATGGGTGCACGGTGGGATTGTGTATTAATTGTTCAAAGTTGGTAACACAACCGATAACCAAGTTGTCCCACCTCCTTTCGGTCTCAAAGTTGAGGTAAATTAAAGAATGACTTTATGATTTGCGAAGATTGTCGTTTGCGTCACGCTGGGATGTAAAAATAATCTCTGGGTTCTAGATGTCTTGCTTTTCGGGGCTGGATTCCTTTGAACTCGGCATCTTGGTTGTTCAACTTGTCGTTACTTCGATAGGGAGCTTCACTGCATCATGTCTGTTCGTCTGTATGTCGGGAATCTACCGGAAGAGGTGGATCGTCAGGCATTGGAGGAGCTCTTTACCTCGGCGGGTGAGGTGATCTCCACCAAGGTGATTCGAGATCGCAAGACAGGCAAATGTCGCGGCTTCGGCTTTGTAACAGTGAACACGCAGGAGCAAGCGGAACAGTACATCGAAAAATTCAATGGCCATAGCTTTGGTGATGCCAACCTGCGCATTGAGATTGCCCAACCGCGAGATAAGGGGGAAGAGACGGACTCTAGCGCCGCCAGTGCTGCTCACGAAGCCAAGGAATCTGGAGAGAAGTCTGGAGAAAGTCGCGCACCCAGCAAAAAACAGCGCAACCGCGGCGGCAAAGGTGGAAGTGGCGCCAGTGCCACCGCAGAGGTAGGCAGTGCTTCCGGGCCGGATCCCCGGTGGGCTAGCCAGCTCCAGCGCATCAAAGAGCAGCTTTTACAGGCCACCAATTCTTGAATCCCCCCAAAGGAGTGAATGGACGCAGGTGGGATCTGGCAGTAGGCTAGGTTCGGCTGCTATGAGCCTACGCATGTTCTCCATTGGGTTTTCTGCAATGAATTGGCTTTCAAAGGTTTCTCGGGCTTGGGGGCAAAACTTGGCCAAGGTCGGCTTTTTGTGCGGTTTAGCCTGCTTGCTCTGGTTGGGAAGTGGAGTGCAACCCTTCCTGCCGGCGGCAGTAGCCAGCCCGGCGGATTTGGAAGAACAGGTTTTGCAGATCATCCGCAACAACCCCAAGGTGATTCTTGAGGCCGTACAGGAGTATCAGCAGCGGCAGTACGAAGAACAGCAGCGACAACAGCAGCAGCTCTCGGAAGAATTTGGCCGTCAGTTGCGGGACAATCCTCGCGCTGTCATTGGGGATTCTCCCCGCATGGGTTCCGACTCTTTGAAGTTGGTGTTGGTGGAATTTTCCGACTTTCAATGTCCCTTCTGCGCCCGCGCCCACGACACTCTTAAGCAGTTCATGGCGGATCATGGCGATGACGTGACCTTGGTGTACAAGCACCTGCCCTTGACCAGCATTCACCCAGAGGCTATGCCTGCTGCTCGTGCCGCTTGGGCTGCCCAACGCCAAGGGAAGTTCTGGGAGTTCCACGATGAGCTGTTTGCCAACCAGTCGCAGCTCGGAGATGGATTTTATGTGGCCACTGCCGAAAAGTTGGGCCTGAATGTGGAGAAATTCAATCGGGATCGACGCAGTCGGGCGGCGGAGCGCTCTATTCAGCGGGACATTGACATGGCCTCCCAGTTGGGCATTACGGGTACTCCCTACTTCTCTCTCAACGGCTTTTCCTTCTCAGGGGCACAGCCACTGCAGGTGTTCGAGCAGACTCTGGAGCAAGCTAAGCAGGCGCTCTAACTGGAACTGGCGAGAACTCGAGCACGATGTCGGGCTTTTATCGGTGTCCTGAGTGTGGGGATCTGTTTTTGTTCCAGCCGGATCCCTGCCCTACTTGTGCCGCCCGACAACGACAAAAACAGCGGGCCACTCGCGCCAAAGAAAAGCGGGGCAGTTACGACCTGACCGGGCAGATTGCGGCAAGAGAATTCTGGCAACTTTTGCGTTGGTACCCTTGCTGTCCCTGTTGTGGCAAGCCTTGGCCCCAAGTAGGATCCCTTCCTGCCCAAGATCACATAATCCCGATTAGCTGGGGTGGCCCCAACACCACCGCCAACCTGCAACCGTTGTGTCAGTCTTGCAACCTGTGGAAATCGGATCACCTGATTTGCTTTGATGCGGCAGTTCCCGGCCAAGCCAAGGCCCTCCCCCCGCGCCTTTGGCCGCATGTTCAGCCGTGGCTGACTTTGCAACAACGTCAACCGGATTCGCCGCGGCAGTTGGATTGGTTGGACATAAAGGATCCCTTGAATCCCGATCCACCAGTTTTGCAACATTTGGCCTATCCCTTGGCCAGTCCAGCCCAATTGCAGGCGGAAACGCTGCGACTCACGCAAGTAGCGATGAACTTTTCAACGGATTGGGGATCCCTGCCGGTAACAGAATAAGAACGAGAAGAGAGAAGATCACTGAAGATCGCTAGAGGCTCCCCATCTGGGCACATCGCAACTTTGAGGCTGGATCCCAGGTCTGCTCAGAGGCTAAGTTCACCCCAGAGAACCTTTCCCTGTCGCATCGTCATCAACACATCAGCCGGGGTGACCCGGGTCAGGATAGACGCAATCACATGCCGACTGGCCCGTAAATGGGGCCGTGTGAAATCTAGCACCACCAAATCGGCGGGCAACCCCATCTCCAGGTAGCCATACACATCGGATCCCAGTAGGGGCCGCAACCCTTGGATATTACTGGTGACCATTTTCAGGATCTCCACCGGCTGGGGGCGCACCGCATCTCCAAATTGGCTTTTGGCCACTTTGTAGGTGAAGTCCAGTTCGGCTAAGAGGTTAGGGCTATTCAAAAGTCCATTATCGGTGCCCAGCAAGAGGTTGGCTTGGCTTTCCAGTAGTGGGGCAATGGGCGGCAGAGGCAGGCCCAAGTTGGCGTTGGCGCGAGGGTTCAGAGCCACATTGACGCGATGCTCCGAGAGCAATTGAATCTCAGCCGCATTGGCTACCGTGGCGTGGATCACCAAATGGGGATGGTAAAAATCGAGCGCTCGCTCCAAATCTCCCCGTCCACTGATGGCCAGACTCACCTGCCGATAGCCCTCGTTTTCCAGGCAGTGGATGGCCCGGATTTTGCCCCTCTCTTCGGTGAGGTGATGGATTTGTTTCCATGCGGGTTCTGTCAGGTCGTTCAGGGTGCTTTCGGAAAAGCCATCCGCCACCGCCAGAATGTCTTGCAATTCTTGATAAGCTCCCGCGCCTAAGGGATCCCGATTTTGCTGCAATTGCTCGGCTGTAAAGGGCACACTGTCGAATTGGCTCAGAATCACCGAATGAATTCCCGTCTGGGCTGCTGCTTCTCGGAGGAGGTGACAGCCATAAACGCCCTGCTCTCGAAAGTCAATGTGCCGAATTGTGCCAGTAGCCGCCATGTAGGTGAGGTGGGCGGTGATGTGCTCCAGATGCTGTGGTCGCGACTGTTTGGCCAGTTCCCGATATTTGTAGCCATGGGGCCGGAAAAATCCCTCTTCCAAAGTCATGCCCGTCGCCCCATCCGGCAGGCAGCTATCCCCCATGTGGGTGTGGCTATTGGTAAAGGCGGGTAGGATCACCCAAGAGCCTCTTTCCAAGCTTTGAACCGGATCCCCCAGTTCCATGCGGGTAATCGTATCTTGGTCAACCACAAAGTGAGAACAATGATGGGGAATGAGATCTGGACCAGCCAGAACCACACCGTCTCGTAAATGAAAATTCATCGTTTCAAAGCTCAGGGAACGAGGGCAGACGGGAACCTTTGCGGGCAGAAGGGTCTTCTGCTGACACAAGGGCAGCATCAGCGCCTTGAACCTAAGAGATTGTAGCTGAGGCTACGAAAACTTGTGGATAGAGGTCATTAAATCCAGTAGCAGCAAATTCGGGTTTACCACACCCTACCCATGTCAGAATCGCACACCCTCCGCTGCCCTTAACCCCCTGTAGGAAGTTCCTTCACCCATAGGATGCCCAAGATGAGCCAGTCCCCATTTCGCCATCTGTATACCCGCCGGCAGATTATTCGTACCGGTGCTGCCGCCGCTGCTTTTACCCTAACTTCACAGCTATGGCGTGCCCAGGCCCAAAGCAAAGAGATCACCATCGGCTTCATTTACGTGGGTCCCAAAGATGACTTCGGCTGGAACCAAGCTCATGCGGAGGCCAATGTCGCTTTATCAAGTTTGGATTGGGTGAAAACCGTCGAAGAAGAAAGTGTACCGGAAACGGTGGCTGTGGAAGAATCGATGCGGGCCATGATCGAGCAGGATGGGGCAACGGTGCTCTTCCCCACCTCTTTCGGTTACTACGATCCGCATGTTCTGAAGGTGGCGCGAGAATATCCAGAGGTGCAATTCTTCCATGCGGGCGGCCTCTATATCGAAGGGGTTCACCCCGAAAATGTCGGCACCTACTTTGGCTACCTAGATGAAGGTCACTACATCAACGGCGTGCTGGCCGGCTCTATGACCAAGAGCAACCGCCTTGGGTTTATTGCGGCTAAGCCGATCCCCCTGGTGCTGCGCAACATCAACAGCTTTACGCTCGGGGCTAAGAGCGTTAACCCTGACATCACCACTCAGTTGATCTTTACCGGAGATTGGGCCTTACCGGTTAAAGAGGCGGAAGCAGCCAACAGCATGGCTGACCAAGGAATTGACGTGCTCACCTGCCATGTGGACAGTCCCAAGATTGTTATCGAAACGGCAGAACGACGCGGCTTGATGAGCTGTGGCCACAACACCAGTCAGGCAGCTTTGGCTCCCAATGGGTATTTGACGGGTGCTGAGTATGACTGGACGAGTGTGTATACCCAGTTTGCTGAAGATATTCAGGCGGGCAAGACCTTGATGAACGGCGGGATCCCTCACCTGATTCGGGGGGGTATCAAGGAGAAATTCATCAAGACCTCTCCCTGGGGATCCGCTGCCAGTGACGAAGCCAAACAGGCTGGGGAAGCGGCTCTGGCTCAGTTGCAAGCGGGATCATTGGTGATTTATAAAGGCCCCCTCAAAGACAACACCGGCAAAGAGGTAATACCTGCGGGGGTGGAATATGGCCAGCGGGCGATTGAGTTGGAATCCATGGATTACCTAGTGGAAGGCGTCATCGGGAGCACCTCCAGCTAATGGCAACCACCACTTCTCCTGTTTCACCCTCGGCTCCTCTGCGTTGGCGTTCTAGCCTAGAGCCGATCCTGCTGCCCTTTGGGGCTTTGTTGGCCTCGCTGGTGATCTTTGGTTTGTTCTGTGCAGTGGCTGGGGCTAACCCCTTCGCTGTTTATGGCTCCATTTACCGGGCCGCCTTTGGCAGTTGGTTCTCTTGGCAAAATACCTTGCAACGGGCCGCTCCCCTGATGTTGGCCTCGCTGTGTACGATCCTGCCTGCTCGCATGGGTTTGGTGATCATCGGCAATGAGGGGGCACTGGTCATGGGGGGAGTCGCGGCTGTGGCGATGGGACTCTGGGCGGGATCCCTCCCCCCTGCGGTGGTGGTGTTCCTGATGGCTTTGGCGGGCATTGTGGCGGGGGGCCTATGGATTATGGCGGTGGGTGCGTTGCGCCACTATCGGGGGGTGAACGAAACCATCAGCAGCCTGTTGATGAATTACATCGCCATCGCCCTGATGAACCACTTGGTCGGGGGGCCATTGCGGGATCCCAGTTTCCTCAGTAAGCCCTCCAGCTTTGCCATTGATGAGGCCAATATGCTGGGTCGGCTGTTTGGTACCCGCATTCACTTTGGCTTGGTGTACGGCATCGTTGCCTGCCTGATTGCCTATATCTTGATTCAACGCACGACGTTGGGCTTTTCGGTACGGACGGTGGGAGGTAATCCGAAGGTGGCCCGGATGGTGGGCATTGCCGTGGGCAAACTCACGTTGCTGATCACCTTCTTGGCGGGATCCTGTGCTGGCTTGGCAGGGATGGTGGAGGTGGCAGCTGTACACGGGCGGGCCAATGAGTCCTTGAGTGTGGGCTATGGCTACAGTGGCATTCTGGTGGCTTTTATTGCTCGGCAAAACCCAGCGGCGGCAGTGGTGATGGCCATCCTGTTGGGGGGGATTCTGGCCAGTGGCAGCATTTTGCAGCGCTCCCACAATCTGCCGGATGCCACCGTGCTGGTGTTTCAGGGGATTGTCTTTTTGCTGATCCTTTACAGTGAGTCCCTTTACGGGCGGTTTGACTTTTTCCGGGATCGGGAGGCCGGAGAATAGCAGCATAAGCCCATGAACTTTTAGAGTGATCAGACTTATCCGTTTTGGGTTTCTACTGCTTGCTTGAGCCCAGGAGTCAGCCGGATTTTGATCTCATAGTTCGCTTTTTCTTCGGAGATTTGGACAGATGACAACAGAAGCGCTGGGATGGTGGGGAGTCCCTTTGGCGGTGGTGGCAGGAACCCTGCGGGGTAGCGCACCTTTTCTCTTCGTCAGTTTGGGGGAATGCCTGACCGAAAAGAGCGGCAAAATTAACCTGGGTTTGGAGGGATCCCTGTTGATGGGGGCGATGAGTGCCTATGCCATTTCCTTCCTGACTCAAAATACGGCTGGCACCATAGTGGCCCCATGGTTAGGGGTATTGGTAGCTGGATTTGCTGGGTTGGTTTTGGGTGGGATCCACGCTTTTCTGGCTCAACAACCCCGAGTTAACGATGTCGCGGTGGGCATTGCCATGATTATTTTTGGCAGTGGGATGGCCTTTTATTTGGGTAAACCTTTTATTCAACCCGTAGCGCCTCAGTTACCGGCTTTTGAGCTGGGCAATTGGAGCAGTAATCCTGCTATTCGTGCTGCCCTGAAACTCAGTCCACTGCTGTTGCTAGGGATCCTCCTCGCCTTTGCCATGCACTGGTTCTTTCGGGCCACCCGTTGGGGGCTATTTGTGCGGGCTGTTGGGGATAATCCGGATGCGGCACGGGCTATGGCCATTTCGGTGCCCAAGGTACGGGCCTTGTGCATTATGGCGGGCAGTTTCTTTGCCGCTTTGGGAGGTGCTTATTTGTCGCTATACTACCCCGGCAGTTGGACGGAGCGCATTTCCAGTGGACAGGGCTTGATGGCGGTAGCTCTGGTGATCTTTGCCAAGTGGAACCCGTTGCAGTGTTTGTTGGCGGCCTTCTTGTTTGGGGGTGCACAGGCGATTGGGCCAGCCCTCCAGTCGGTGGGTGTACAGTCCAATTACTACCTGTGGAATGCCGCGCCTTATGTGCTGACCTTGGGGATCATGATCCTCACCAGTTCTCCACGGCGGACTTTGGCGGGGATGCCTGGGGCTTTGGGTACCGGGAAGTAACCTAACCGATTCCATCTTCATTCGATAAAGGATTCTGATCATGAGCGGACTTGGTGGCCTCAATAAAACCCCCAATGGCGTTGTACTAGGACTGGTACAACTACAGCTACCGAATGTCGTTACCCCTGATGATCTGGCGGCGCAAACCCAAAAGGTGGTCAGTATGGTGGGGAAAGCCCGCCGCAATATGCCCAGCATGGATTTGGTGGTCTTTCCAGAGTATGCTTTGCACGGCCTGTCGATGGATACCAATCCTGAGATTATGTGCAAGTTGGATGGGCCGGAAGTGGCTGCCTTCAGTGCCGCCTGCCGAGAGCATGATCTTTGGGGCTGTTTTTCAATTATGGAATACAACCCCCACGGCAATCCCTACAACAGCGGCATTATTCTGGACAATAAGGGGGAGTTGCAACTGTACTATCGTAAGTTACATCCCTGGATCCCAGTTGAACCCTGGGAACCGGGAAATTTAGGGATCCCCGTCTGTGATGGCCCCAATGGCTCCAAGATTGCCCTGATTATTTGTCATGATGGCATGTTTCCGGAAATGGCGCGGGAATGTGCCTACAAGGGGGCGGAGATTATGTTGCGCACAGCGGGATACACGGCTCCGATTCGTCATAGCTGGCAGATCACCAATCAGGCCAATGCGTTTTGCAATTTGATGGTCACAGCTTCTGTCTGTATGTGTGGATCGGATGGCACGTTTGATTCGATGGGTGAGGGCATGATTTGTAACTTTGATGGCACCCCTTTGGTGATGGGATCCCATCGCCCCGATGAGATTATTACTGCCGAGGTACGCCCGGATTGGGTGCGGGAAGCTCGCATTCATTGGGGTGTAGAAAACAACATTTACCAGTTTGGCCATCGTGGCTATGTGGCGGTCAAAGGGGGAGCGCAAGACTGCCCCTACACCTATATGCAGGATTTGGTGAATGGAGTCTACCGCCTGCCTTGGGAAGATGAGGTGATCCACAAAGATGGCAGCGCCTGCGGGTTTCCCCCTCCCACCCGTACCTATCAGGGATCCTCCATCACAGAGGCGTCCTACAGCGGTTCTCCTTTGAAAGAAATCTCTTGATACTTCAACAGCTCAAACCCGACAAGATTTCGCTCAAACGTAATCGGTTTTGCAGGGATCCGTCTTTGCGCTATCGGTAGAGTTTTAGAGGGGATCCCCTTTCTACCGGTAGTCTGTCTTGCCATTTTGATGAGCATTTCTTGACCGTGCCATGCTCTGAAACTCTGGCACAGGTCGGCAAGAAAACTCAGCCAGTGATAAAACAGGGGCAAATCGGCAGAGCTTAGGAGGTTTGTTGTGATGGCTCCATTACAACTCAAAGTCACTCGCAAGATCTTGGCTGCATTGGTATTGCTCGTGGGTCTGGGGCTTTTGTCCGCCTGTGACGATGGCGGTGGCACTAGCACCGTCAGCCCGCCCAGCATCACCCCTACACCAGTTAGCGAATAGTGCCAGTGTGTTTTTGCGCTTGTTAGCTAGGATCTGGATATCTGTTGTCTCAGGGATCTTCTGCCTTTGCCTACTGGTTGCCTGTGGGGGAGGGGAGGGATCCCCTTTTCTGGTGGGGCCACCCCCGGCTGGGGAAGTCCCGATTGCTGAACTTCTGTGCCAACTGGATCGGGAAACTCGCAGCTTTTCTGGGCCAATTTATGCGGAGTTACCTGAGGTTGCCACCTGTAACCCCGGTCGCCTGACCCCAGCCGCTGCTCAGAAAATGATGGATCGGCTGAACTTTTTGCGGCTTTTGCATCTGTTGCCCCCAGTGGAACTCAATCCTGAATTTTTGGATGCAGCCCAGCAAGCAGCCCTGATGCAAGTGGCCAACGATGCCCTGAGTCACCAGCCTCCCCCTTCCTGGCGATGCTTTACCGCGGCGGGAGAAGAGGGATCCCGTTTGAGCAACCTGGCCATTGGCCCGATTTTAGAATTGAACGGCACCGACCCAGGTCGAGTTTTGGCCCGTCAGGTGGATATTTATTTTGCTGAGCCAGGAATAGAAAATGTGGTCGATGTGGGGCACCGTCGTTGGAATTTGTACCCTCAGTACAGCCAGGGAGCCTACGCCATTGTCTACGACCCACGCGCTGGGCGGGTGACCCAGGCCAATGCCAACTGGATCTTTGGCTTTGATGAATCGGTGCCGGATCCGGAGTTTATCGCCTTTCCAGAAAAAGATGGCTACCTTTACCGCCTGGAAGGATTTTCAAGTCAGCCCCTTTCCGCCTACCGTTGGTCTTTTTCTGTGCCCAGTCGTGGGGGCGTTTCCGACCTCAGTCAAGCACAAGTTCGCATCACCGATGCTCTGAGCGGGGATCCCGTTCCTGTGAGCAATATTCGAGTCGGGGATCCCGCTTTTGGCCTAGAAACCCTCACCTACTCTGTCGGAGCCGTGCAGCCCAATCGAGAGTACAACTTCGAGATCAGCGGCATTCGCCTAAATGGTGGGCCACCCCGCACCTACCGCTACAGCACCGCTTTGTACGATTGTGATCCCATCTCACCCGAACCCAGTTCGACCCTCATAGAAGGGTTGGGAGTTCCCCCTCGTTTGCTTCAGTCAAGGCCCTATCGTTCTTGACCCACCCCTTCAACTCCAAGGAATTGGGGCCGTTTGAAATCTTGACCAGCAAGCCCTAATCCAAATCATGCGTAAAGCGCAAGCTAAAAATGATAAAACTGCATACTCTGTGACAAACCGTAACGCTGAATACCAAAGTTAACGGTTTGTAATCGCTAAGGTGGCGTGCATTGACCCACGGCAGCGACGATGGCGAACCAATTTGAACGCATTAAAAGCGAGAAGGATGGCTTGGCAGTCAAGGCTGAATTGGAGGAGTTTGCCCGCCTTGGCTGGGAGAAGATTCCTGAAGACGACCGGGATCATCGCCTCAAGTGGTTGGGGATCTTCTCTCGGAAGCGTACACCGGGCCAATTCATGCTGCGGCTACGCATCCCCAATGGGATCCTGACCAGTGGCCAAATGCGCATGTTAGGGGCCATCATCCACCCCTACGGATCAGATGGGGTTGCCGACATCACCACCCGGCAAAACCTGCAACTGCGCGGGATCCCGATTGAAGAAATGCCCCAAATTCTCGGCTATTTGAAGGAGGTTGGCCTGACCAGCGTGCAGTCGGGCATGGATAATGTGCGCAATATCACGGGATCCCCCTTGGCGGGTATCGATCCGGATGAGCTGATCGATGTGCGCGGCCTCACCCGCAAAGTGCAAGACATGATCACCAACAACGGTGAGGGGAATGAATCCTTTAGCAACCTACCCCGTAAGTTCAACATTGCCATCGCTGGCTGCCGAGACAACTCCATTCATGCCGAGATTAACGATCTGGCCTTTGTCCCGGCCTTCAAAAACGGCAAACTGGGGTTCAACGTGCTGGTGGGGGGATTTTTCTCCGCTCGTCGCTGCGCAGAGGCAATCCCCTTGGATGTCTGGGTGGATCCTCGGGATGTGGTTGCCCTCTGTGAGGCAGTGCTGCTGGTCTATCGGGATCACGGGTTGCGGGCCAACCGACAAAAGTCACGGCTGATGTGGTTGGTGGATGAATGGGGGATTGAAAAGTTCCGGGCCACCCTAGAACGTCAAATCGGCCATGCCTTGCCCACAGCGGCGGAAAAAGACGAAGTGCTCTGGCACAAGCGGGATCTGATCGGCGTTCATGCTCAGAAGCAACCGGGTTTGAACTTTGTCGGTCTTC
Coding sequences:
- a CDS encoding CAP domain-containing protein is translated as MGPPPAGEVPIAELLCQLDRETRSFSGPIYAELPEVATCNPGRLTPAAAQKMMDRLNFLRLLHLLPPVELNPEFLDAAQQAALMQVANDALSHQPPPSWRCFTAAGEEGSRLSNLAIGPILELNGTDPGRVLARQVDIYFAEPGIENVVDVGHRRWNLYPQYSQGAYAIVYDPRAGRVTQANANWIFGFDESVPDPEFIAFPEKDGYLYRLEGFSSQPLSAYRWSFSVPSRGGVSDLSQAQVRITDALSGDPVPVSNIRVGDPAFGLETLTYSVGAVQPNREYNFEISGIRLNGGPPRTYRYSTALYDCDPISPEPSSTLIEGLGVPPRLLQSRPYRS
- a CDS encoding ferredoxin--nitrite reductase → MANQFERIKSEKDGLAVKAELEEFARLGWEKIPEDDRDHRLKWLGIFSRKRTPGQFMLRLRIPNGILTSGQMRMLGAIIHPYGSDGVADITTRQNLQLRGIPIEEMPQILGYLKEVGLTSVQSGMDNVRNITGSPLAGIDPDELIDVRGLTRKVQDMITNNGEGNESFSNLPRKFNIAIAGCRDNSIHAEINDLAFVPAFKNGKLGFNVLVGGFFSARRCAEAIPLDVWVDPRDVVALCEAVLLVYRDHGLRANRQKSRLMWLVDEWGIEKFRATLERQIGHALPTAAEKDEVLWHKRDLIGVHAQKQPGLNFVGLHVPVGRLSALEMMELARMAEVYGSGELRLTVEQNVLIPNVPDSRVASLLKEPLLKKFSPHPGPLQRGLVSCTGNQFCNFALIETKNQAVALMEQLEAELEIPQPVRIHWTGCPNSCGQPQVAEIGLMGTTARKDGKPVEAVDIYMGGEVGKDAKLGECVRKGIPCEDLKPVLVELLIEHFGAKLRHPPSVAESSSCSMTIG